In one window of Nitrospirota bacterium DNA:
- a CDS encoding 5-(carboxyamino)imidazole ribonucleotide synthase — MARKTTPPSPTAIEPGSMVGVLGGGQLGAMFAVAARRLGYRVAVWDQDADAPALKIADLPVSAPFTDPAAFDRFAGSISAATYEWENIPVALGEALEQRLPVRPASNILRILQHRVEQKQFLASHNIPVAPFRPIAAPGDLPAAAESIGFPCLCKTATHGYDGKGQWRLAGAQDLVSVQEQLNRQAHSPWVLEQFLAFEKELSVLVVRGADGDKRVYPTVENVHEAGILRTTRVPAEIDPRLAQKAEDLAASVVEALEGVGVFCVELFLMSDGRLFVNEVAPRPHNSGHYTLDACTVSQFEQQVRAVCGLPLGEVRLLCPAVMVNLIGSDFTKVSAGEGLANLLRRPGAMLHLYGKKSVRPGRKMGHVTFLAEKAAVAWESACALKQMLG; from the coding sequence ATGGCCAGAAAGACGACGCCACCCTCACCAACCGCGATTGAACCGGGCTCGATGGTGGGGGTCCTGGGGGGCGGGCAACTGGGCGCCATGTTCGCCGTGGCTGCCCGGCGCCTGGGCTATCGAGTGGCGGTCTGGGACCAGGACGCCGATGCGCCTGCGCTGAAGATCGCCGACCTTCCGGTCAGCGCCCCCTTTACGGACCCGGCCGCCTTCGATCGGTTCGCCGGCTCCATCAGCGCCGCGACCTACGAATGGGAGAACATTCCCGTTGCGCTCGGCGAGGCATTGGAGCAACGCCTGCCCGTTAGGCCGGCCAGCAACATCCTGCGCATCCTGCAACATCGGGTCGAACAGAAACAGTTTCTCGCCAGCCACAACATCCCGGTTGCCCCCTTCAGACCGATTGCCGCGCCGGGCGATCTGCCCGCCGCTGCGGAATCCATCGGCTTTCCCTGCCTCTGTAAAACAGCCACCCATGGCTATGACGGCAAGGGCCAATGGCGGCTCGCCGGCGCGCAGGATCTTGTCTCGGTTCAAGAGCAGTTGAACAGGCAGGCCCACAGTCCTTGGGTACTCGAGCAGTTCCTGGCCTTTGAGAAGGAACTCTCCGTGCTGGTCGTGCGCGGAGCGGATGGAGATAAACGGGTTTATCCGACCGTCGAGAATGTCCACGAAGCCGGTATCCTAAGAACCACGAGGGTGCCGGCCGAGATCGATCCGAGACTCGCTCAGAAGGCAGAGGACCTGGCTGCGTCGGTCGTGGAGGCACTGGAGGGAGTGGGCGTCTTCTGCGTGGAGCTGTTTCTGATGTCCGACGGCCGCCTGTTCGTCAACGAGGTCGCGCCGCGCCCGCATAACTCGGGCCACTACACCTTGGATGCCTGCACCGTCTCCCAATTCGAGCAGCAAGTCCGTGCCGTCTGCGGGTTGCCGCTCGGCGAAGTACGCCTCTTGTGCCCGGCCGTCATGGTCAACCTCATCGGCTCGGACTTCACCAAGGTGAGCGCCGGCGAAGGACTGGCGAATCTCCTTCGCCGACCCGGCGCCATGCTGCATCTGTATGGCAAGAAGTCCGTCCGCCCCGGCCGCAAAATGGGCCACGTCACATTTTTGGCTGAGAAAGCCGCCGTCGCGTGGGAATCAGCCTGTGCCCTGAAACAGATGCTCGGCTGA
- a CDS encoding alpha/beta fold hydrolase — translation MMAVVACAPSFEQRASVGDRFGSMTVALFCSCVLAACAGGQAELPPPVMEAPSIAEAQKRAELQKRRAMAEEERRAADQELARRAREAYGRDIPDYALVRVMYATDRRASPSEDAGEFYGSDRGLPQLGLCTVGVARDHRIGTLDVHTLVRPKPARDFYEHVQDRLADADSRELLVFVHGYNSTFDDAVRRTAQLAYDLGFPGVPIAYSWPSQGSLGSYLVDETNVEWAAPHLQAFLLQLAAKSGAQTVYLIAHSMGTRALLAALHRVAQNQQGETLPRFKELVLLAPDMDADVFANQVQGIARVVERVTLYASAKDKALVWSKTAHGYPRAGDAKPSPLVMEGVDTIDASSADTSFTGHSYYADSRSVLFDLFALLRYGKPPGERFGLSVREQGGLKYWEIRP, via the coding sequence ATGATGGCGGTCGTTGCGTGCGCGCCGTCGTTTGAACAGAGGGCATCCGTGGGCGATCGTTTCGGAAGCATGACCGTGGCTCTCTTCTGTTCGTGCGTGCTGGCCGCCTGTGCCGGCGGCCAGGCAGAGCTCCCTCCTCCTGTGATGGAAGCTCCCTCGATCGCAGAGGCCCAGAAGCGCGCAGAGCTCCAGAAGCGCCGTGCGATGGCCGAGGAGGAGCGCCGCGCCGCCGACCAGGAGCTGGCGCGGCGGGCCAGGGAAGCCTATGGGAGAGATATTCCGGACTATGCCCTTGTGCGGGTCATGTACGCGACGGATCGACGAGCGAGTCCCAGTGAGGATGCCGGCGAGTTCTACGGGAGCGACCGAGGGCTGCCGCAGTTGGGGCTCTGCACGGTTGGTGTTGCCCGCGATCACCGCATCGGAACGCTCGACGTGCACACCCTGGTGAGACCGAAGCCGGCCCGCGACTTCTACGAGCATGTACAGGACCGGCTGGCGGACGCCGACTCACGAGAGCTCTTGGTCTTTGTGCACGGGTACAACAGCACGTTCGACGACGCGGTGCGCAGGACCGCCCAGCTTGCCTACGACCTGGGTTTTCCCGGCGTGCCGATCGCCTATAGCTGGCCTTCGCAGGGCAGTCTCGGGAGCTATCTGGTCGACGAGACCAATGTGGAATGGGCCGCGCCTCACCTGCAGGCATTCCTCCTGCAATTAGCCGCCAAGTCCGGCGCGCAGACGGTCTACTTGATCGCCCACAGCATGGGGACGAGGGCGCTCCTGGCGGCGCTCCACCGCGTCGCCCAGAACCAACAAGGAGAGACTCTGCCGCGGTTCAAGGAGTTGGTGCTCCTGGCGCCGGATATGGATGCGGACGTGTTTGCCAACCAAGTGCAGGGGATTGCAAGGGTCGTGGAGCGGGTGACGCTGTATGCGTCGGCCAAAGATAAGGCCCTCGTCTGGTCCAAAACCGCCCATGGCTATCCTCGGGCGGGGGATGCCAAGCCGTCGCCCCTGGTCATGGAGGGCGTGGATACGATCGATGCCTCGTCGGCGGACACCAGCTTCACCGGTCACTCCTATTACGCGGACAGCCGGTCGGTGCTGTTCGATCTCTTCGCCCTGCTGCGATACGGCAAACCGCCGGGCGAGCGTTTCGGGTTGTCGGTGCGAGAGCAGGGCGGGCTCAAATATTGGGAGATCAGGCCCTGA
- a CDS encoding rhomboid family intramembrane serine protease: protein MIPLHDDNPTELTPIVTIALIVACALAFFYEVSLPEQIGEAFIFQYGAIPAVVLGHPAGLKALPPEAAGFPAYLTLLTSMFLHGGWMHLIGNMLYLWIFGNNIEDVMGHVKFIVFYVTCGILAALSHALTDPASTVPMVGASGAISGVLGAYLLLFPRAQVLVLIPLGMFTRMMYVPAGFVLGFWFVMQILSGGMSLGSKGGGVAFFAHVGGFVAGMALIGLFKRPEVRFFAPARHQAWRRSEW, encoded by the coding sequence ATGATTCCGCTGCACGACGATAACCCGACCGAACTCACGCCGATCGTCACGATCGCGCTCATCGTGGCCTGCGCACTCGCATTTTTCTACGAAGTCTCGCTCCCTGAACAGATCGGAGAGGCGTTCATCTTCCAGTACGGCGCCATCCCCGCCGTCGTCCTGGGCCACCCGGCCGGACTGAAGGCCTTGCCGCCCGAGGCGGCAGGATTTCCCGCCTACCTCACCCTCCTCACCAGCATGTTCCTCCACGGAGGCTGGATGCACCTGATCGGCAACATGCTCTACCTCTGGATCTTCGGCAACAACATCGAAGACGTGATGGGACACGTCAAGTTCATCGTCTTCTACGTGACCTGCGGCATCCTGGCCGCGCTCAGCCATGCCCTGACCGATCCCGCCTCGACCGTGCCGATGGTCGGCGCCAGCGGCGCCATCTCAGGCGTGCTCGGCGCCTATCTGCTGCTCTTCCCGCGCGCGCAGGTGCTGGTGCTGATTCCGCTGGGCATGTTCACCAGGATGATGTATGTGCCGGCCGGGTTCGTGCTGGGGTTCTGGTTTGTGATGCAGATTCTCAGCGGCGGGATGAGTCTGGGCAGCAAAGGAGGCGGGGTGGCTTTCTTTGCTCACGTCGGCGGCTTTGTGGCGGGCATGGCCCTGATCGGACTGTTCAAACGCCCCGAGGTCCGTTTCTTCGCCCCGGCCAGGCATCAAGCCTGGCGCAGGTCCGAGTGGTGA